A region of the Paenibacillus sp. J23TS9 genome:
CGCAATCGAAACCGGTACGGATAACTATGTGAACTACCTGTTGCCTGGTATATTGCTTATGGCTATTGCCAGCGGGGTGGCTTACGTGGCTTACCGCCTGTTCTTGGATAAGCAGCGGGGCATCATTGAGCGTTTTCACTCCATGCCGATTGCACGTTCCACTGTGCTGTGGGGGCATGTGCTGACCTCGGTGGTATCTAACGTCATTTCTGTTGTCGTCATCATACTCGTAGCGCTCATTATGGGCTTTCGCTCGTCTGCAGGGGTACTGTCTTGGCTAGCCGTAGCAGGAATACTTGTGCTGTTTACGCTGGCTTTGACTTGGATCGCGGCCATTGCCGGACTGTCCGCAAAAACGGTGGAGGGAGCAAGCGCCTTTTCCTATCCGTTAATCTTCCTGCCGTTTATCAGCTCGGCCTTTGTGCCGACCGATTCGATGCCGAAGCTAGTTCGTGCTTTTGCCGAAAACCAGCCGGTGACTTCAATCGTGGAAGCCATCCGTGCGCTGCTGTCAGGTCAGCCTGTAGGCAATGATATATGGATTGCGCTTACGTGGTGTGTCGGAATTATGCTCGTGGCTTATATCT
Encoded here:
- a CDS encoding ABC transporter permease, with product MEAAKKHFFSDMSVMLGRSMRHIFRSMDTIFTVCITPIAMMLLFVYVFGGAIETGTDNYVNYLLPGILLMAIASGVAYVAYRLFLDKQRGIIERFHSMPIARSTVLWGHVLTSVVSNVISVVVIILVALIMGFRSSAGVLSWLAVAGILVLFTLALTWIAAIAGLSAKTVEGASAFSYPLIFLPFISSAFVPTDSMPKLVRAFAENQPVTSIVEAIRALLSGQPVGNDIWIALTWCVGIMLVAYIFAMRAYKRNSA